GCTGGTAGTCGAACCTAGCCGACAACCGGATGTTGGAGGAGGGCCGGAGCGGGCCGTGGGCGCCGCCGGCCTTTTCCCCGGCCACCGTCTGCTCCCTCCGGAACCCAGCCTTGTAGTCGGTGTAGCCGTGGATGCCGCGGTAGACCTTGTCGTTGCCCTTGGACTTCCCCTTGAGCGCCTCCTCGGCCTGCTTCAGGACCCGCTCCCGGATCGCCCGGGCGTCCTTGGAGAATTCGGTCTCAGTCTCCAGGGTCGCCGTGGCGAGACTGTCGTGCTGGACCTGGATCTCTTTGGAGGACTCGAAGTGGAATAGAGCGCTGGCTCGCCCTCCCGCGGCTTCGTCGCCCTCATCGTCATCGTCTCCGGTGGCGTCGCCGTAGGTCTTGGAGGAGGAGCGGGCGGTGGAGAAGTGGAGCTTGTTGTCGGCGGGGACGGGCTTCTTGGATCTCTGGGCGACGGGAGGAGGGTTGGGAGCCTTCTTCGTCGTTGTCGTCGTCACTGGATTCGGCGGCTTTACGCTTGCGGATGTTCTTGTTCTTGATGGGCTTTCGGAAGAAGTTGCAGACCTCGCCAGAGTCCGCCATGGATGAAGGGTTTGCGGAGGGAAAAAAGAGAGGATTTTGGGAGGAAGATTTGATAAAGAAGACAGCAGGGAGGAGGAAATTAGAGTTAGATGAGGATTCCGAATTCGATTGGAGGACTAGACCGAGATTAGGGTTTCGGGAACGGGCTCCGCCGGTCTGACTTCCATGGGTAACTGGATTGGGTTTTTATTAAAACGGGCCGGGAACCCGTATAAGAGAGTTTATGTTTGTCTGACCGTTGACTCGATGGGTTTTCATTCGGTAGTAAATATTCTCCACCGCCTCGCCGCTGTTCTGCACTCTCTCCCTCCAAATAAGaataaataagaattaaaattgaaAAATTGCAATTGGAAGAGAGAAATTTAAGGCCACAGTAAGAGCGACATCCGGTACGAAAGCCTTGGCTAATTTGCCATATCTGACCTTGAATAATACAAAACTATCAACTTCCTTGCGTGGTCCGGGATGTGCGTATTCATTCTCGAGAATGTTAACCACTAATAACATTTACTAGATGAAATTAACAGTGGCGCATGGATGAAATACACAAAGGGCAAAACTACAATAGAAGTGGAGGTAGCTTGCA
The sequence above is a segment of the Elaeis guineensis isolate ETL-2024a chromosome 7, EG11, whole genome shotgun sequence genome. Coding sequences within it:
- the LOC105048208 gene encoding LOW QUALITY PROTEIN: zinc finger CCCH domain-containing protein 1 (The sequence of the model RefSeq protein was modified relative to this genomic sequence to represent the inferred CDS: deleted 1 base in 1 codon) — its product is MADSGEVCNFFRKPIKNKNIRKRKAAESSDDDNDEEGSQPSPVAQRSKKPVPADNKLHFSTARSSSKTYGDATGDDDDEGDEAAGGRASALFHFESSKEIQVQHDSLATATLETETEFSKDARAIRERVLKQAEEALKGKSKGNDKVYRGIHGYTDYKAGFRREQTVAGEKAGGAHGPLRPSSNIRLSARFDYQPDICKDYKETGYCGYGDACKFLHDRGDYKSGWQLEKEWEEVEKARKRGLALGGGGTEGDGGDDEDDDDDDSLPFACFICRQPFEEPVVTKCKHYFCQHCALKHHATNKKCFVCNKPTLGIFNTAHEIRKKMAQEK